From a single Candidatus Delongbacteria bacterium genomic region:
- the lpdA gene encoding dihydrolipoyl dehydrogenase, with protein sequence MQKYQCLIIGAGPGGYVAAIRAGQLGLKTAIVEREHMGGMCLNWGCIPSKSMIESARLYERLHKAAAWGIDGVDPAALSFNWSKALARKDGIVTKLVKGVSFLMKKNGVDVLKGDAELLDAHRVRVGELEVQCDHLLLATGSRPDPAPFGEISSSIVQDMKQFFGEGDRPASALVYGGNIVALEITLLLKSLGSHVEVALPGDTLLPGLDGALRAWLMQRLKRLKVPVHTGVTRLLPCATGVRVGEKELAVERVLNCADRLPVIPAGLNPATTGKALKVDEHCRTSIPSVYAAGDVTGQELAQAAMTMGIAAVEHMAGKGQPVDFSRIPLNIYTDPEIASVGLSEEQLQERNVPYRKGEFPLSANGRALAGGAAEGFIKVLADERLGEIVGVHIVAPNATDMIAQAVSLLNLETTLEEVARMVHAHPSLSEVLWEAHLDALGRPLHK encoded by the coding sequence ATGCAGAAGTACCAGTGCCTGATCATCGGAGCCGGCCCCGGCGGGTACGTGGCGGCCATCCGTGCCGGACAGCTTGGCCTGAAGACCGCGATCGTCGAACGCGAACACATGGGCGGGATGTGTCTCAACTGGGGCTGCATTCCCTCCAAGAGCATGATCGAAAGCGCACGGCTCTACGAGCGCCTGCACAAGGCGGCCGCCTGGGGCATCGACGGGGTCGATCCGGCGGCGCTGAGCTTCAACTGGAGCAAGGCGCTGGCCCGCAAGGATGGCATCGTCACCAAGCTGGTCAAGGGCGTCAGCTTCCTGATGAAGAAGAACGGCGTGGATGTGCTCAAGGGCGATGCCGAACTGCTCGACGCCCACCGCGTGCGCGTGGGGGAACTGGAGGTCCAGTGTGATCACCTGCTGCTGGCCACCGGATCACGCCCGGACCCCGCGCCCTTCGGCGAAATCTCGTCCTCGATCGTCCAGGACATGAAGCAGTTCTTCGGCGAAGGCGACCGTCCGGCGTCGGCCCTGGTCTACGGCGGCAACATCGTGGCCCTGGAAATCACCCTCCTGCTGAAATCCCTGGGCAGCCACGTGGAAGTGGCCCTGCCCGGTGACACCCTGCTGCCCGGCCTCGATGGCGCGCTGCGTGCCTGGCTCATGCAAAGGCTTAAACGCCTGAAAGTGCCTGTGCACACGGGTGTCACCCGACTGCTGCCCTGCGCCACCGGAGTCCGGGTGGGCGAGAAGGAGCTGGCCGTCGAACGGGTTCTGAACTGTGCCGACCGACTTCCCGTGATCCCCGCGGGGCTGAATCCGGCCACCACGGGCAAGGCCCTGAAGGTGGACGAGCATTGCCGCACCTCGATACCCTCGGTCTACGCCGCGGGCGACGTGACGGGCCAGGAACTGGCCCAGGCCGCCATGACCATGGGCATTGCCGCCGTGGAACACATGGCCGGCAAGGGCCAGCCGGTTGACTTCTCGCGAATCCCGCTGAACATCTACACCGACCCGGAAATCGCCAGCGTGGGCCTGAGCGAAGAGCAGCTCCAGGAGCGCAACGTGCCCTACCGCAAGGGCGAGTTCCCGCTCTCGGCCAATGGCCGTGCCCTGGCCGGGGGAGCCGCCGAAGGATTCATCAAGGTGCTGGCCGACGAACGGCTGGGTGAAATCGTGGGCGTGCACATCGTGGCCCCCAATGCCACCGACATGATCGCGCAGGCGGTCAGTCTGCTGAATCTGGAAACCACCCTCGAAGAAGTGGCGCGCATGGTGCACGCTCATCCCAGCTTGTCGGAAGTGCTCTGGGAAGCCCACCTTGATGCGCTGGGGCGGCCGCTACACAAATAG
- a CDS encoding class I SAM-dependent methyltransferase produces the protein MIHFEEARLPGYELLDSGAGFRLERFGARVLERPDPNALWSRRLKPGRWQAAHCRFDPTQRFGSSHWDRRGQTPEWEIQLHDLRLRLRLTPFKHTGLFPEQEPNWRFLDACLRARIARDGSPPEVLNLFGYTGVASLVAAAAGARVCHVDASPDAVEWARHNQTLSGLEQAPIRWITDDCIRFLEREQRRGRRYDAVILDPPAFGRDKAGKVFRFEEDVPLLLQRVRAVLSDNPLALVFNAYSMGYSATVIRNLVEEILPADALSCHELQLRETGGPAGRVLPCGVCVRYRGRDAL, from the coding sequence GTGATCCACTTCGAGGAAGCCCGCCTGCCGGGTTATGAGCTGCTGGACAGCGGGGCCGGTTTCCGGCTGGAACGCTTTGGCGCACGCGTGCTCGAACGTCCCGACCCCAACGCCCTCTGGAGCAGGCGTCTCAAGCCAGGGCGCTGGCAGGCCGCGCACTGCCGCTTCGACCCCACCCAGCGCTTCGGCAGCAGTCACTGGGATCGACGGGGCCAGACTCCCGAGTGGGAGATCCAGTTGCACGACCTGCGCCTGCGACTGCGCCTGACCCCATTCAAGCACACGGGCCTGTTTCCCGAGCAGGAACCCAACTGGCGCTTTCTCGATGCCTGCCTGCGCGCACGCATCGCCCGCGATGGCTCGCCACCCGAGGTGCTGAACCTCTTCGGCTATACCGGTGTGGCCAGCCTGGTGGCGGCCGCGGCCGGTGCCCGGGTGTGCCACGTGGATGCTTCCCCCGATGCGGTGGAATGGGCCCGGCACAACCAGACGCTTTCCGGGCTTGAGCAGGCACCCATCCGCTGGATCACGGACGATTGCATCCGTTTCCTCGAGCGCGAACAGCGGCGGGGACGTCGCTACGATGCGGTGATCCTCGATCCCCCGGCCTTCGGGCGTGACAAGGCCGGCAAGGTCTTCCGCTTCGAGGAGGATGTGCCGCTGCTGCTCCAGCGTGTACGGGCCGTGCTGAGCGACAACCCGCTGGCCCTGGTCTTCAATGCGTACTCCATGGGCTATTCCGCCACGGTCATCCGCAATCTGGTGGAGGAGATCCTGCCCGCCGATGCGCTCAGCTGCCACGAACTGCAGCTGCGCGAGACGGGCGGTCCCGCTGGGCGCGTGCTGCCCTGTGGTGTCTGTGTGCGCTACCGAGGACGCGATGCGCTCTGA
- a CDS encoding alpha-ketoacid dehydrogenase subunit beta: protein MPAMNLVQAINNALDLKLAQDPDILLFGEDAGLEGGVFRVTQGLQAKYGERRVFDTPLSESVLLGAGLGMAVTGLRPIVEIQFSGFMYPAMNQLVTHVARMRNRSRGVFTVPMTIRMPYGGGIRALELHSESMEAIYGHIPGLQVVIPSCPYDAKGMLISAIESNDPVLFMEPKKVYRSFRQDVPEEIYRVPLGKATIARPGKDLTLVAYGAMMRVASKACELAAAEGFDVELIDLRSIYPLDRETVYESVRRTGRFLVLHEGARTFGVAAELLAQVSENLIDCLEAPPARVCGFDTIMPLPMGEDHYLPSPERVLYAITHLRDFAA from the coding sequence ATGCCCGCGATGAACCTGGTACAGGCCATCAACAACGCCCTGGACCTGAAACTGGCCCAGGATCCGGACATCCTGCTCTTCGGCGAGGACGCCGGACTGGAAGGCGGCGTGTTCCGCGTGACCCAGGGACTGCAGGCCAAGTACGGCGAACGCCGCGTGTTCGATACGCCGCTCTCCGAATCGGTGCTGCTGGGTGCCGGGCTTGGCATGGCGGTCACGGGGCTGCGCCCGATCGTCGAGATCCAGTTCTCGGGGTTCATGTATCCGGCCATGAATCAGCTGGTGACCCACGTGGCCCGCATGCGCAACCGCAGCCGGGGCGTGTTCACCGTGCCCATGACCATCCGCATGCCCTACGGCGGCGGCATCCGGGCCCTCGAGCTGCACAGCGAGAGCATGGAGGCGATCTACGGACACATCCCCGGCCTGCAGGTGGTGATTCCGTCCTGTCCCTACGACGCCAAGGGCATGCTGATCAGCGCCATCGAATCCAACGATCCCGTGCTCTTCATGGAGCCCAAGAAGGTCTACCGCAGCTTCCGCCAGGACGTGCCCGAGGAGATCTACCGTGTGCCGCTGGGCAAGGCCACCATCGCCCGTCCCGGCAAGGACCTGACTCTGGTGGCCTACGGCGCGATGATGCGGGTGGCCAGCAAGGCCTGCGAACTGGCGGCCGCCGAGGGCTTTGACGTGGAACTGATCGACCTGCGCTCGATCTACCCTCTCGACCGTGAGACGGTCTACGAGTCGGTACGGCGCACGGGGCGTTTCCTTGTGCTGCACGAAGGTGCCCGCACCTTCGGCGTGGCCGCCGAGCTGCTGGCCCAGGTCAGCGAGAATCTGATCGATTGCCTGGAAGCCCCGCCCGCGCGCGTCTGCGGCTTTGACACGATCATGCCGCTGCCCATGGGCGAAGACCATTATCTGCCCAGCCCCGAGCGTGTGCTGTACGCCATCACGCATCTCCGGGACTTCGCCGCCTGA
- a CDS encoding RNA pseudouridine synthase codes for MRSEADQPVLLYEDNHCLVVLKPFNRLSQSDDTGDSNLLDELRAFIGVRHAKPGGVYLGLVHRLDRPAGGVMVVARTSKGASRLSAQFRERSVRKVYRVGVQGVLEPGLELRLEHWLRKDTARNRSQVRETAGAAGEGWLPARLSLRVLANDPERSELDVELETGRPHQIRAQLAAIGHPVLGDLRYGAREALPGRNIALWCRLLGFRQVVTGQWIESLALPRAQDMGLTRLTPLP; via the coding sequence ATGCGCTCTGAGGCGGATCAGCCGGTCCTGTTGTACGAAGACAACCATTGCCTGGTGGTGCTCAAGCCCTTCAATCGGTTGAGCCAGTCCGACGACACGGGAGACAGCAACCTGCTTGACGAGCTGCGGGCCTTCATCGGTGTGCGTCACGCCAAACCCGGGGGAGTCTATCTGGGGCTGGTCCATCGTCTGGACCGACCCGCCGGAGGCGTGATGGTGGTGGCGCGCACCTCCAAGGGCGCCAGCCGGCTCAGCGCCCAGTTCCGCGAGCGCAGCGTGCGCAAGGTCTACCGGGTGGGCGTGCAGGGTGTACTTGAACCGGGCCTGGAGCTCAGACTGGAACACTGGTTGCGCAAGGACACGGCCAGGAATCGCAGCCAGGTTCGTGAGACGGCCGGCGCCGCCGGGGAAGGCTGGCTTCCGGCCCGCCTGAGCCTGCGAGTATTGGCCAACGACCCGGAGCGCAGCGAGCTGGACGTGGAACTGGAAACCGGTCGGCCCCACCAGATCCGGGCCCAGCTGGCCGCGATCGGGCATCCTGTGCTGGGTGATCTGCGCTACGGTGCGCGCGAGGCCCTGCCCGGACGCAACATCGCCCTCTGGTGCCGCCTGCTGGGGTTCAGACAGGTGGTCACGGGGCAGTGGATCGAGTCCCTGGCACTGCCACGTGCCCAGGACATGGGCCTCACCCGGTTGACACCACTCCCATGA
- a CDS encoding serine/threonine-protein phosphatase → MHGSVPPSLDHDDSQHRQPCDGITWRLDPGLQRDQNEDWCGWFLDRECSAFVVCDGMGGFEHGELASRAAGREFLASIAEENGAWPDPVRLASRLETCLAALQTSTGTTRVGTTLTGLILHGTSALLLHVGDSRAYLLRDGRIIQLSRDHTVVDELGLPEKEAVSHPHKHMLTRAVGIPGLELDRRRFHLQPGDRLLMCSDGFWNAGILRRDLMGMVLSTAGSDLLADALLAEAHRRDAPDNLSILILDVDGLN, encoded by the coding sequence ATGCACGGTTCCGTTCCACCCAGCCTCGATCATGATGACAGCCAGCACCGACAGCCCTGCGACGGCATCACCTGGCGCCTCGATCCGGGTCTCCAGCGCGACCAGAACGAAGACTGGTGCGGCTGGTTTCTGGACCGGGAGTGCTCGGCCTTCGTGGTCTGCGATGGCATGGGTGGTTTCGAGCATGGCGAGCTGGCGTCGCGCGCGGCCGGACGGGAGTTCCTGGCCAGCATCGCCGAAGAGAACGGCGCATGGCCCGATCCTGTGCGCCTGGCCAGCCGGCTGGAGACCTGCCTGGCGGCCCTGCAGACCAGCACGGGCACCACACGGGTGGGCACCACGCTGACCGGGTTGATCCTGCACGGAACGTCGGCCCTGCTGCTGCACGTGGGAGACTCGCGCGCCTATCTGCTGCGCGACGGGCGCATCATCCAGCTCAGCCGGGATCACACCGTCGTCGATGAGCTGGGCCTGCCCGAAAAGGAAGCGGTCTCCCATCCCCACAAGCACATGCTGACCCGTGCGGTGGGCATTCCCGGACTGGAACTGGATCGCCGTCGGTTTCATCTGCAGCCCGGTGACCGCCTGCTGATGTGCAGTGACGGGTTCTGGAACGCAGGAATCCTGCGCCGTGATCTGATGGGCATGGTGCTTTCCACCGCGGGCAGTGATCTGCTGGCCGATGCCCTGCTGGCCGAAGCCCATCGTCGCGATGCCCCCGACAACCTCTCGATCCTGATTCTCGATGTGGATGGCCTCAACTGA
- a CDS encoding IS4 family transposase, protein MRQSSVLGQLLKLTPRREFEILAEQHHVGQPFRKTTRWNQFVVLLTAQLAGHSSLREIDHSGKALQPHLLRLGCKPLNRSTLGRLNSRQSPDLYRDLFQRLLSRCQEFAGQRKLPVNRKLISLDSTLIHLCLKLFPWADCSAYKAGVKVHVGLDHASWLPEIVCITEGRRHDHQVLPQVKLIPGTVYIFDRGYCDYAWFDRLTKANCPFVTRAKFNMRYEAVKDRPLVPGSGVLADQNIHLTGVQGKKHTRQLRRIHYFDPGTQKDLVFITNNLKWSAATIAAIYKERWQIELFFKWIKQRAKIKRFVGNSMNAVMTQIWIALIAYLITAFVKLSRHLDHSLTQIFRLIRATLFDHRDLWGVVIHATIPPQASSDLQLELKLA, encoded by the coding sequence ATGCGCCAAAGTAGCGTACTCGGACAACTCCTCAAGCTGACTCCACGTCGGGAATTCGAAATTCTTGCAGAACAACATCATGTTGGCCAGCCTTTTCGCAAGACGACGCGCTGGAATCAATTCGTGGTCTTACTTACAGCTCAACTTGCCGGGCATTCCAGCTTGCGGGAAATCGATCATAGCGGCAAAGCATTGCAGCCGCATCTCCTGCGATTGGGATGCAAGCCTCTGAACAGGTCTACACTTGGGAGGCTGAATTCTCGGCAGTCGCCAGACCTGTATCGTGATCTGTTCCAGCGGCTTCTGTCCCGTTGTCAGGAATTCGCCGGACAACGAAAACTGCCAGTGAACCGGAAGCTGATCTCGTTGGACTCCACCCTCATCCACCTTTGTCTGAAGCTGTTTCCGTGGGCTGATTGCAGTGCCTACAAAGCAGGGGTCAAAGTCCACGTCGGTCTTGATCATGCCAGTTGGCTCCCGGAAATCGTCTGCATCACGGAAGGTCGCCGGCATGATCACCAGGTTCTCCCGCAGGTCAAACTCATACCTGGAACGGTGTACATTTTTGACAGAGGGTACTGTGACTATGCCTGGTTCGACCGATTGACGAAAGCCAACTGCCCGTTTGTCACTCGTGCAAAGTTCAACATGCGGTACGAAGCTGTGAAGGATCGCCCACTGGTTCCTGGGTCCGGTGTGCTGGCCGATCAGAACATCCACTTGACCGGTGTTCAAGGCAAAAAACACACACGACAGCTCCGAAGGATCCACTACTTCGATCCGGGAACGCAAAAGGATCTTGTATTCATTACAAACAACCTCAAGTGGTCTGCTGCCACAATCGCAGCCATCTACAAAGAGCGCTGGCAGATCGAGTTGTTTTTCAAGTGGATCAAGCAGCGCGCCAAAATCAAGCGATTTGTCGGCAACAGCATGAATGCGGTCATGACACAGATCTGGATAGCTCTGATTGCCTACCTGATTACTGCATTCGTAAAGTTGAGTCGGCATCTGGACCATTCATTGACCCAGATTTTCCGTCTCATCCGGGCAACGCTTTTCGATCACCGTGACCTGTGGGGTGTTGTGATCCATGCCACTATCCCGCCGCAAGCATCTTCCGATCTCCAACTTGAGCTAAAGCTGGCATGA
- a CDS encoding 2-oxo acid dehydrogenase subunit E2, translated as MPYIFHFPDIGEGIAEGKILEWYVKVGQTVKEGDLVVKVETDKVVADIPIPRNGTVLKLIGEVDQVINVEDELVVLQLEGESAAPVAEQPAAAPAPAAKESAGEESFGVVGTIEVDNTGDVMPAGTEGRAATGSPEPTRVRATPAARVLARELGVTLPGLAGSGPDGRILKTDIQRAADSPSGRTVPAAAPVAAASPGALRAADSGPAVTEHPLSQIRKTIAARMSQSKFTAPHATTFEEVEISRLVALRAEQKEGLAAEGIKLSYMPFIFRATALALMANPTLNARLDLAGNRVIHHHFVNLGLAVDTADGLVVPVIRNAHQLSIRELALQIDSFAQRSRERKLTLDELRDGTFTVTNYGAIAGIHGCPIINYPEVAILGIGRILDTPVVRDGACVPGKVLPLSLSVDHRIVDGGDAARFLRDLMALLANPVSMLL; from the coding sequence ATGCCCTACATCTTCCACTTTCCCGACATCGGCGAAGGCATTGCCGAAGGCAAGATTCTGGAGTGGTACGTCAAGGTTGGCCAGACCGTCAAGGAGGGCGATCTGGTGGTCAAGGTCGAGACCGACAAGGTGGTGGCCGACATTCCCATTCCGCGCAATGGCACCGTGCTGAAACTGATCGGCGAGGTGGACCAGGTTATCAACGTGGAAGACGAACTGGTCGTGCTTCAGCTCGAGGGCGAGAGTGCGGCTCCCGTGGCTGAACAGCCAGCGGCGGCTCCTGCCCCCGCGGCCAAGGAATCGGCGGGCGAGGAGAGCTTTGGCGTGGTGGGCACCATTGAGGTGGACAACACGGGTGACGTGATGCCCGCGGGCACCGAGGGCCGCGCCGCGACCGGCAGCCCCGAGCCGACTCGCGTGCGCGCCACCCCCGCGGCCCGCGTGCTGGCCCGCGAACTCGGCGTGACCTTGCCCGGTCTGGCGGGCAGTGGCCCCGACGGCCGCATTCTCAAGACCGACATCCAGCGTGCCGCGGACTCGCCTTCGGGCAGGACCGTGCCGGCAGCGGCTCCCGTTGCCGCCGCCAGTCCGGGTGCCTTGCGTGCGGCGGACAGCGGTCCGGCGGTCACCGAACATCCCCTGAGCCAGATCCGCAAGACCATTGCCGCCCGCATGAGCCAGTCCAAGTTCACCGCGCCCCACGCCACCACCTTCGAGGAAGTGGAGATCTCGCGCCTGGTGGCCCTGCGTGCCGAGCAGAAGGAGGGGCTGGCCGCCGAGGGCATCAAGCTCTCGTACATGCCCTTCATCTTTCGCGCCACGGCCCTGGCCCTGATGGCCAATCCCACCCTCAACGCGCGCCTGGACCTGGCGGGCAACCGGGTGATCCATCACCACTTCGTCAATCTGGGACTGGCCGTGGACACGGCCGATGGGCTGGTGGTGCCCGTGATCCGCAACGCGCACCAGCTCTCGATCCGCGAGCTGGCCCTGCAGATCGACAGCTTCGCCCAGCGTTCGCGCGAGCGCAAGCTGACCCTGGACGAACTGCGCGACGGCACCTTCACCGTCACCAACTATGGCGCGATCGCCGGGATCCACGGCTGCCCGATCATCAACTACCCCGAGGTGGCCATTCTGGGCATCGGCCGTATTCTGGACACGCCCGTGGTGCGCGACGGAGCCTGTGTGCCGGGCAAGGTACTGCCGCTCTCGCTGAGCGTGGATCACCGCATCGTCGATGGCGGCGACGCCGCCCGCTTCCTGCGGGACTTGATGGCCCTGCTGGCCAATCCCGTCTCGATGCTGCTCTGA
- a CDS encoding response regulator codes for MSITHLKLSQYRLLRRADELNPDHLEQLNAGAMAHIAKRAKSGLLFYPLIYAAIQLMVPLYSPPIFQLGLLLLLGLLALMRIVQLRRLGRGQLEPRRWNHFVIASQVTAAAWSLGMCTEAIQGGFQPGMILFLTANVGVVLGMLFSYTPNLMLMFSLISLLVLPITFSSIWLGVQGDAGALLAAVLNGLLMAYLAHQTLLLHRDYWNARMDNLQLQLRGEELERARKEAEEASVTKSQFLATMSHEIRTPMNGIMGMTDLALETELKPDQREFLMTVHQSAESLLRIINDILDFSKMEAGKLELDASPFSLRVQLKDILGPLEFRATSKGLGLHSHVGATVPEELIGDSLRIGQILINLCGNAIKFTERGEIRLQVNGAPERERLPQPIRDSRHPLPDTLPEHDYWLYVSVRDNGIGMTPEQTDRIFRSFTQADGSTTRRFGGTGLGLSISSQLAAQMGGEIWVDSEPGQGSVFHVAIQLQTTRKLEAERANRLAGKHTLLLYRNQTSRLHLEELLQEWKMELTVTSRPEDTVDLLARANPPFDYLLVDGLLIKDRAEDLEHALRDLANPPAMVCLHVPGSSTGMGLRGGITRVTQPVERRSLLAALLDARPPLPLTLQAPLVEERNTQRQRILVAEDNEVNQVVARWLLEKLGYVVQMAGNGQVALDMLEEGEFDLVLMDLLMPEMDGLEATRRIRSGRWGADLPIIALTANAMSGDRERCLQAGMDGYLSKPIRRSELVGELERMLGT; via the coding sequence ATGAGCATAACCCATCTGAAGCTCAGTCAGTACCGCCTGCTCAGGCGCGCGGATGAGCTCAACCCCGACCATCTCGAGCAGCTGAACGCCGGGGCGATGGCCCACATCGCCAAACGCGCGAAGTCGGGCCTGCTGTTCTATCCGCTGATCTATGCGGCGATCCAGCTCATGGTCCCGCTCTATTCCCCGCCGATCTTCCAGCTGGGCCTGCTGCTGCTGCTGGGCTTGCTTGCCCTGATGCGGATCGTGCAGCTGCGCCGGCTTGGGCGTGGCCAACTTGAACCTCGCAGATGGAACCATTTCGTGATCGCCTCGCAGGTCACGGCGGCCGCCTGGTCGCTGGGCATGTGCACCGAGGCCATCCAGGGCGGTTTCCAGCCCGGCATGATCCTGTTCCTCACCGCCAATGTGGGTGTCGTGCTGGGCATGCTGTTCTCCTACACGCCCAACCTGATGCTGATGTTCAGCCTGATCTCCCTGCTGGTGCTGCCCATCACCTTCTCATCGATCTGGCTGGGAGTGCAAGGGGACGCGGGAGCTTTGCTGGCCGCCGTGCTCAATGGCCTTCTGATGGCCTACCTGGCGCACCAGACCCTGCTGCTCCACCGGGATTACTGGAATGCCCGGATGGACAACCTGCAGTTGCAGCTGCGCGGAGAAGAACTGGAACGCGCGCGCAAGGAGGCCGAGGAAGCCAGCGTGACCAAGTCCCAGTTTCTGGCCACCATGAGCCACGAGATCCGCACCCCGATGAACGGCATCATGGGCATGACCGACCTGGCCCTCGAGACCGAGCTGAAGCCCGACCAGCGCGAATTCCTGATGACCGTGCATCAGTCGGCCGAGTCCCTGTTGCGCATCATCAATGACATCCTCGACTTCTCGAAGATGGAAGCCGGCAAGCTGGAACTGGATGCCTCTCCCTTCTCGCTGCGTGTTCAGTTGAAGGACATCCTCGGGCCACTGGAATTCAGGGCCACCAGCAAGGGGCTTGGCCTGCACAGTCATGTGGGAGCCACGGTGCCTGAAGAGCTCATCGGCGACTCGCTGCGCATCGGTCAGATCCTGATCAACCTCTGTGGCAACGCGATCAAGTTCACCGAGCGGGGCGAGATCCGACTTCAGGTCAACGGAGCTCCCGAGCGGGAACGCCTGCCCCAGCCGATCCGCGACTCACGTCATCCCTTGCCCGACACCCTGCCGGAACACGATTACTGGCTTTATGTGTCCGTGCGTGACAACGGGATCGGGATGACACCGGAACAGACCGATCGGATTTTCCGCAGCTTCACCCAGGCCGATGGCTCCACCACCCGGCGTTTTGGTGGCACGGGTCTGGGGTTGAGCATTTCCAGTCAGCTCGCGGCCCAGATGGGAGGCGAGATCTGGGTGGACAGCGAGCCCGGGCAGGGCAGTGTGTTCCATGTGGCGATTCAGCTGCAGACCACGCGCAAGCTCGAAGCCGAGCGCGCCAATCGGCTGGCGGGCAAGCACACCCTGCTGCTGTATCGCAACCAGACCAGTCGCCTGCATCTGGAAGAGCTGTTGCAGGAATGGAAGATGGAGCTGACCGTCACCTCGCGCCCGGAGGACACGGTCGACCTGCTGGCCAGGGCCAACCCGCCCTTCGACTACCTGCTGGTGGATGGTCTGCTGATCAAGGACCGGGCAGAGGATCTGGAACACGCACTGCGCGATCTGGCCAATCCCCCAGCCATGGTCTGCCTGCATGTGCCCGGTTCCTCCACGGGAATGGGCCTGCGTGGCGGAATCACCCGGGTGACCCAACCCGTGGAACGGCGCTCACTGCTGGCTGCCCTGCTGGACGCACGCCCCCCACTGCCCCTGACACTGCAGGCGCCTCTGGTGGAAGAACGGAACACACAGCGCCAGCGCATCCTGGTGGCCGAAGACAACGAAGTCAACCAGGTCGTGGCGCGTTGGCTGCTGGAAAAGCTGGGCTATGTGGTCCAGATGGCCGGGAATGGCCAGGTGGCGCTGGACATGCTGGAAGAGGGCGAGTTCGACCTGGTGCTGATGGATCTGCTGATGCCCGAAATGGACGGGCTGGAGGCCACCCGCAGGATCCGCAGTGGGCGCTGGGGAGCCGATCTGCCCATCATCGCGCTGACCGCCAATGCCATGAGTGGCGACCGGGAACGCTGTCTTCAGGCCGGCATGGACGGTTATCTGAGCAAACCGATCCGGCGTTCCGAACTGGTGGGCGAACTGGAGCGCATGCTGGGAACCTGA
- the pdhA gene encoding pyruvate dehydrogenase (acetyl-transferring) E1 component subunit alpha: MHGPDPGPLRSSFHPSVGPSASRGLDRQTTGPLPVVISGGPVFDAFDPLKGKMLRILDEQGRLLKAGQKYLPDLSPAELCDGYAAMVRARVADERAVSYQRQGRIYTLPTNLGQEAAAVGSILALRPEDWMVQSYRELGGVLAKGGTVKNHLAYFSGSETGSVHPGRPRLLPLSVPITSQVTHAAGIGHSIVYRGGSEVVITFFGDGGTSQGDFNEGLNWAAVFKCPVIFVCNNNQYAISLGRKSQTGSETLAQKAIAFGMPGMIVDGNDYLAVVAATRAAAEHARAGRGPVLLEMYTYRMGAHTTSDDPSIYRSKEEEESWKHKDPLLRMRAYLDSLKLWDDAKEAELREQVGHECDQAMAEVEAMERTPIEDIFGYQYETMPPELVRQMAEYKQFLAWKEAR, from the coding sequence ATGCACGGACCGGATCCGGGCCCCCTGCGCAGCTCGTTCCATCCGTCCGTCGGGCCTTCTGCGTCCCGCGGGCTGGATCGTCAAACGACCGGGCCACTGCCCGTCGTCATTTCTGGAGGACCCGTGTTCGACGCCTTCGATCCCCTCAAGGGCAAGATGCTTCGCATCCTGGACGAGCAGGGCCGCCTGCTCAAGGCAGGGCAGAAGTACCTGCCCGACCTCAGTCCCGCGGAACTGTGCGACGGGTACGCCGCCATGGTGCGGGCCCGGGTGGCCGACGAACGGGCCGTGAGTTACCAGCGCCAGGGCCGGATCTACACCCTGCCCACCAATCTGGGGCAGGAAGCGGCGGCCGTGGGTTCCATTCTGGCCCTGCGCCCCGAAGACTGGATGGTGCAGTCCTACCGCGAGCTGGGCGGAGTGCTGGCCAAGGGCGGCACCGTGAAGAACCATCTGGCCTACTTCTCGGGATCGGAAACGGGCAGCGTGCACCCCGGGCGTCCGCGCCTGCTGCCGCTCTCGGTGCCCATCACCAGCCAGGTGACCCATGCGGCGGGCATTGGCCACAGCATCGTCTATCGCGGCGGCAGCGAAGTGGTCATCACCTTCTTCGGCGATGGCGGCACCAGCCAGGGCGACTTCAACGAGGGCCTCAACTGGGCGGCTGTGTTCAAGTGCCCCGTGATCTTCGTCTGCAACAACAACCAGTACGCGATCTCGCTGGGGCGCAAGAGCCAGACCGGTTCGGAAACCCTGGCCCAGAAAGCCATCGCCTTCGGCATGCCGGGCATGATCGTGGACGGCAACGACTATCTGGCCGTGGTGGCCGCCACCCGGGCCGCCGCCGAACACGCGCGCGCCGGCCGTGGCCCCGTGCTGCTGGAAATGTATACCTACCGCATGGGCGCGCACACCACCTCCGACGATCCGTCGATCTACCGCAGCAAGGAGGAGGAGGAGTCCTGGAAGCACAAGGATCCGCTGCTGCGCATGCGGGCTTACCTAGACTCGCTGAAACTCTGGGATGATGCCAAGGAAGCCGAGCTGCGCGAGCAGGTGGGGCACGAGTGCGATCAGGCCATGGCGGAAGTCGAAGCCATGGAGCGCACGCCCATCGAGGACATCTTCGGCTACCAGTATGAAACCATGCCCCCCGAGCTTGTGCGCCAGATGGCCGAATACAAGCAGTTCCTTGCCTGGAAGGAGGCCCGTTAG